In Anomaloglossus baeobatrachus isolate aAnoBae1 chromosome 2, aAnoBae1.hap1, whole genome shotgun sequence, the DNA window TAATGCTGCAAATTAAACAAATGAGCATTCTCaggtctttaaaacatataaaatgtttagaaactctactgtgcctaataatttggaacagtgcattttgaggtttttttaaattttgaagattatactatcattgggaggtttcttcaataaaatttgatgtatagtctaacgggtgatgacttttattagactgactgtcatttgcatcgaccatttaggaaaatcagagaaaaatatcatttgcataatcatttggaacatggtgtattgcTAGACTGCGTGACAAGAGATGGTGGTGGTAGTTTATACAGGGAAAACCTGCAGACAGCTTCCTTTTAATCTATTCCTGTAATATTTAGGTGGCAACTACCCACTATTTTAATTTTTATAGAAGCAATGACATTTTCTAAACTCTAAAATAAATTCATTTAACTTAAAATTCAATATGAATGGGCTTCATTAGACGCACTGCGAAAGTTCAGAAGACGGCTCACGTACATGTCTTCCGAATGTCTGGTCATGCACAGTGTGCCTAATgaagctgtgaagtgtacaccaGAGTTCAAAGTTCCACTGTCGCCGCCAAAATGAGTTGCGCACATTTGTGAGATTTCCTTGACCTGGCGGTAAAGCCAACTCGTGGAAATCATGGGaatgataacatggaaaaagggccgAATAGCCGGGGAAAACAAACCCTCTGTGACTAGTCACAAGCCTAATTAGCATAGGTACAGTGAAGGTTACAAGTAGTTTTTTTAAATATTCAAATTAGTGAAAAGTtttatgctgctgggttggagggcataggggcctGACAGATTACCTATAAGGAAAGTCAAATCAAACAGTGTTTGTGAAATTAATCTTTTCCATCATTTCCACAATATTTTTATGGTAATAATAAAAAAGTAATTGTAAATTAATTTATATTTATCACATATTTTTAATAAATGATTAAATTAATGTATTTCATATATTTTACAGTTCCAAAAGTGTATAGAATACAGCAGGATATGAAAAAAACTGTGAAGGAAGGAGAAGATGTAACTATAAAATGTTTCTATGACAAGAAAGACCTGGTCTCCAACAAGAAGTACTTGTGCCAACAAGAATCAAGTACACAGTGCCTTATGTTGGCAGACACCAAAGGTTTCCTAATGGACAAATATAGTCAAAGGATACAGGTTGTCGATGACAATTCTGGGACTATATTATTTACAATAAAGACTGTTGCATTTGAAGACACTGGAAAATATACATGTGGGATTGAAGTAGAAAAGTTGCATTCACTGGCTTCGTTTGAGATCACAGTTGAACTTGGTAAGTCAAACTCATTTCTGTTGTTTTCTTTTTATTTGAAACTTTTACTTACTATTACGATATGAAATTTACCTCTCTGATTTATCTGGTTCCATGTTTAATAAAAtacttgttaaaggggttgtccattctaaaacgacaagtctgcagtgactctatgtgactttatgtgactacagacttgtgaatcatCATAGTGCACACTGCAAGCTGTAAAGATTCTCTGGTGTCAGCATAGGGAACGGTGGTTACGTGACCATAAGTATATGATATGTGatctttcctgtttttttttttaggtgtgTCCTCCACTACAGCTTATGCTTTGCATTCAGATGCCTCGTCATGCAGTTGATGCTTAGATTAAAACATTTATGCCTCTCTTCAGTCTCTGATGGCACAGCGTACAAACCACCAGTCTCTTGTCGTCAGCACATTGCCTGAAGAAATGAACTGCCTTTGGTGTACACAGTCCATCGGCTCTGTGAGCAGTAACAGTCAACATACTGGCTAGGGGCCGACCACTGTGCTTTTGCATTCTGCTCCCTCTTTTGTGGTGCAACTTATGCAGCATGACCGCCACCTCTTCTCCCAAACAGGTGGCCTTAACTCCATGTGAGGTCAAAGGCCTCATCATCTACCGCATTATCTTCCCCCCAATCCTCACCCCTGCCCTCCTTGTTGATGTGTACTCTGGAAAAAGCTGCAGCAGTTGGAACCTGTGTTTCGTCATCATCATCAGAGATGTGCTATGATGGTCTGCAGATCATGTGCACTAGTCCTTCTACATCCCTATCCTCAAACTGAACAAGTggaacctaacctgaaatgccagtatctgggttaaaaacctccatgtttaggcagctagactaaaaacctaacttaaaatgccactatctgggttaaaacctccgccctataaccaggctgtgttcactcccctttatagctggaatctagctgcccagacaagcaggttaaaacccagatagaggcattttaagttaggtttttagtctagctgcccagaaatggagatttttaacccagatagtgtcatttcaggttaggttcccggtatacagagattaccttgctgtggtgaccaggctcacatgcattggccaatacatatgctaaatatctctctgTTTTCAaaaattcctatagcagtaattgtgacgacatggacacccaatgcctagcatgggttaaactttcttaaaattcagccagacgtattgttcttctgtgtgttaactcatgtttgctaaactattgtttgggaccagacccttccaagcaatcattgtaatgtagttgtgtattgctaatctaatgtaaattacctcagtggccattgtctagtctgtgacttgcagacttcatgtagatatcctcagtctttgtatccacatcatttaaatgaacattatccatgcagcttgaaattcatccaataagagaagcaaccttgtacaaccaatccaataAGGACACAGTatatcggtgggtgcccgccaaaagcggggtgctgctggattggagtaagtggccctgaaaactctgaagcacggacattctaatccctggtgagccagcggaagggtgagactctgttgcctgttacatttgtgttttgctggttatgtgttatgttccgttaattgtttggggatccaataaagtcttaatattgtgatctcaccctgtgttgtctgagtagtgttccgcccacggttatggaggttgtgcgttcagttgggatgagccctgggccatgctgtctttctaaaggcgactgggccagcggacgagagcacccactgagccccgtgttctacggtaatgcaataccagagttcccttattcattgttagccttacagtgtgcagctgtatatgttttataGTTATAatatgttttcagctagcacctgttcacacctgttggtcagtctttttgtatatttacCGAGACAGAGTTCCCAGCAGATTATTTCTCTGCCTGTATGTGGAGTGAACACACAAACCCTTTTTTAAGAATACCCCCACAGACCCTTTATTAAAATAACCCACACAGAcctttttttaagagtacccccacagagcctggtgcagagtaaccACACATACCTTTTTTAAAAGCATTCCCACAAAGCCTTTATTAAGAGTATGCCAACATAGCCTGGTGCAGAAtggccacacagagccttttttaagagCACTTCCACAGATCcaggtgcagagtggccacacagagccttttttaagagtaTACAGACAGAGTAATAGGACCAACCTAACACTGTCCCTTACTTGAGCATTGTCCTGTCCCTATGCTAGTCAGAGCAAAATGGCAGTGCCACCAATGATTCGGTAACTATACAGGCCAGGTCACATGGTGCACCAGCCAATCACAGTCATGACAATACTTGGCATGGTTGTGATGGCTGCAGAAGTGCACACAGTCGAAAAACTTGTTAATTGGTTGTTCCGcagtctttcaacaaactttattctgcATAGAACTCTGAACTCCACCATGGACTTTTGTGAGAAGTCCATGTTCAGATTTGAGCACCTAACACTAGATGTCTGGTACGATCACTAAAATTTACAGTTTGGATTCTGTCATGAACAGCTgaaggagtcactcagatatcccgcagctgttctgaTTTGTCACAAACATGGCTACTCTCTGGTGCCCCTTGTGAattttagttatgttttggctgctgggaggctccctctggtggccaggaatggtttggacagagaccaggtgtgttgtgcagtgggtgtttcctttgctaactctctgcttatttaagtcccggtctgattgcaggctgttgccagatgtcagttgttctttgtatctctagcctgcttaatcctgctctacacc includes these proteins:
- the LOC142288579 gene encoding transmembrane domain-containing protein TMIGD3-like, whose protein sequence is MAKDLSTERTRTGKAGEDITIICNYDKTRFALYDKFWCRGAWRDSCEILCDNKSSVQNCQDKRMSISDNRYGKLVITMRNLVLEDGGLYWCGIRKQYGNPMILVNLQIIDVPKVYRIQQDMKKTVKEGEDVTIKCFYDKKDLVSNKKYLCQQESSTQCLMLADTKGFLMDKYSQRIQVVDDNSGTILFTIKTVAFEDTGKYTCGIEVEKLHSLASFEITVELGVSSTTAYALHSDASSCS